In one window of Campylobacter coli DNA:
- the murI gene encoding glutamate racemase translates to MKIGVFDSGVGGLSVLKSLYEARLFDEIIYYGDTARVPYGVKDKDTIVKFCLEALDFFSKFNIDMLIIACNTASAYALDALRSRADFPIYGVIDAGVEATKKALLDKNKKILVIATKATIHSKEYQNRLQEQGFTNVDALATGLFVPMVEEGIFEGEFLQSAMRHYFKGIETPNALILACTHFPLLANSLSAYFGSKTKLIHSGDAIVEFLKQRQKLLLKEKKAKLHFYASSDVKSLENTAKIWLNL, encoded by the coding sequence ATGAAAATAGGTGTTTTTGATAGTGGTGTAGGCGGACTTAGCGTTTTAAAATCGCTTTACGAGGCAAGACTTTTTGACGAAATTATTTATTATGGAGATACTGCTCGCGTTCCTTATGGGGTTAAAGATAAGGATACTATAGTCAAATTTTGCCTTGAGGCTTTAGATTTTTTTTCAAAATTTAATATCGATATGCTTATTATCGCGTGCAATACAGCTAGTGCTTATGCTTTAGATGCTTTAAGATCAAGAGCTGATTTTCCTATTTATGGGGTTATTGATGCGGGTGTTGAGGCTACTAAAAAAGCTTTATTGGATAAAAATAAAAAAATTCTAGTTATTGCCACCAAGGCAACAATTCATTCAAAAGAATATCAAAATCGCTTACAAGAACAAGGTTTTACTAATGTAGATGCTTTAGCTACAGGTCTTTTTGTACCTATGGTTGAAGAGGGTATTTTTGAAGGAGAATTTTTGCAAAGTGCTATGCGGCATTATTTTAAAGGGATTGAAACTCCTAATGCTTTGATACTTGCTTGCACTCATTTTCCTTTGCTGGCAAATTCTTTGAGTGCTTATTTTGGTTCAAAGACAAAGCTTATTCATTCAGGAGATGCTATAGTGGAGTTTTTAAAACAAAGGCAAAAACTTTTATTAAAAGAAAAAAAAGCAAAATTACATTTTTATGCTTCGAGCGATGTCAAGTCTTTAGAAAATACTGCTAAAATTTGGCTAAATTTATAA
- the map gene encoding type I methionyl aminopeptidase → MIELKKPAEIEKLRIANQIVAKTLDFLENEIKAGMSLKQIDKMAEDFILSLGAKPSFKGLYGFPGAICTSLNQVCIHGIPDEKIIKEGDILGLDVGSLIDGYYGDAARTIAIGKISSTDEALISCAKDALYHAIDIIREGMRFKELSAALGEFIDSRGFVPLRGYCGHGIGRKPHGEPEILNYLEKGANAKSGPKIKNGMVFCIEPMICQKDGTPKHFNGKWDAGSVDELNSAHYEHCVAIINGRAEILSTL, encoded by the coding sequence ATGATAGAATTAAAAAAACCAGCGGAAATAGAAAAATTAAGAATAGCAAATCAAATTGTCGCTAAGACTTTGGATTTTTTAGAAAATGAGATTAAAGCGGGTATGAGTCTTAAGCAAATCGATAAAATGGCAGAAGATTTTATCTTAAGTCTTGGGGCAAAACCTTCATTTAAAGGGCTTTATGGTTTTCCTGGTGCAATTTGCACTTCTTTAAATCAGGTTTGCATCCATGGAATTCCTGATGAAAAAATCATCAAAGAGGGTGACATTTTAGGACTTGATGTGGGAAGTTTGATCGATGGGTATTATGGTGATGCGGCGCGTACCATAGCCATAGGTAAAATTTCATCCACAGATGAGGCTTTGATTTCTTGTGCTAAGGACGCTTTGTATCATGCTATAGATATTATTCGCGAAGGAATGCGTTTTAAAGAACTTTCTGCAGCTTTAGGGGAATTTATAGATTCAAGAGGTTTTGTTCCGCTTCGTGGATATTGCGGGCATGGTATAGGACGCAAACCTCATGGAGAACCTGAAATTTTAAATTATTTAGAAAAAGGTGCAAATGCAAAAAGTGGGCCAAAAATTAAAAATGGAATGGTATTTTGTATAGAACCTATGATATGCCAAAAAGATGGAACTCCAAAGCATTTTAATGGAAAATGGGATGCAGGAAGTGTGGATGAGCTTAATAGTGCACATTATGAACATTGTGTGGCTATTATTAATGGGCGTGCTGAAATTTTATCTACTTTATAA
- a CDS encoding flagellar FLiS export co-chaperone produces MKNELDVFKKHLGEIQGVSEFKATQICSQINDANDFIGALQILDLTLKKIEKSITERLDEQNDDLQKRTLDATSSQLIQNCSFMGTALFGNIFNVYVGQKLFEFEISNPLLVLEKAGYEGVLAYVQDKRDEIKDILCELSSAITMGIGMDNLNLSNSTTDFKNLFR; encoded by the coding sequence ATGAAAAATGAATTGGATGTTTTTAAGAAACACTTGGGCGAAATACAAGGCGTAAGTGAATTTAAAGCTACACAAATTTGTTCACAAATAAATGATGCAAATGATTTTATCGGTGCTCTACAAATACTTGATTTAACGCTTAAAAAAATTGAAAAAAGTATCACCGAAAGACTTGATGAGCAAAACGATGATTTACAAAAAAGAACCTTAGATGCAACGAGTTCTCAACTTATCCAAAACTGCTCTTTTATGGGTACAGCACTTTTTGGAAATATTTTCAATGTATATGTAGGCCAAAAACTTTTTGAATTTGAAATTTCAAATCCTCTTTTAGTTTTAGAAAAAGCAGGATATGAGGGTGTTTTAGCTTATGTTCAAGATAAAAGAGATGAAATTAAAGATATTTTATGCGAATTATCGAGTGCTATTACTATGGGAATAGGTATGGATAATTTGAATTTATCTAATTCTACTACAGACTTTAAAAATTTATTCAGATAA
- a CDS encoding ABC-type transport auxiliary lipoprotein family protein — translation MKKFILIAILALIFNACSIPTSTLDKTQSFILKNDGIPLQANFIKSDKILKIQNASLPLYLHSRSIIYIQKGVSGAYAYHYWADLPNNLYQSLLLSKFEQSQIFKTLLSQGSSIGSDYILESRIDSFEQVINENENYISISISVNFIDAKESKIIAHRLFSVKEELDKIDIFNVYQSFEKALNFIGNEIVLWINTTLDEK, via the coding sequence ATGAAAAAATTTATACTCATAGCCATCTTAGCCCTTATATTTAATGCATGCTCGATTCCAACTAGCACCCTTGATAAAACGCAAAGTTTTATACTTAAAAATGATGGAATTCCTCTTCAGGCTAATTTTATTAAAAGCGATAAAATTCTTAAAATTCAAAACGCGTCTTTGCCTTTATATCTTCACTCAAGATCAATTATTTATATACAAAAAGGTGTAAGTGGAGCTTATGCGTATCATTATTGGGCGGATTTACCCAACAATCTTTATCAATCCTTACTCCTATCTAAATTTGAACAAAGCCAAATCTTTAAAACCCTACTTTCCCAAGGAAGTTCTATAGGAAGTGATTATATACTTGAAAGCAGAATAGATTCTTTTGAACAAGTGATCAATGAAAATGAAAATTATATTAGCATTTCTATTAGTGTGAATTTCATTGACGCAAAAGAAAGTAAAATTATTGCCCATCGCTTGTTTTCAGTCAAAGAAGAGCTTGATAAAATAGATATTTTTAATGTCTATCAATCCTTTGAAAAAGCTTTAAATTTTATAGGAAATGAAATAGTTTTGTGGATAAATACTACACTTGATGAAAAATAG
- a CDS encoding MlaD family protein, with product MENKANYFFVGLFVFGVFFASIGFMLWLGGYSKEESFEYYEIHTQESVAGLGIKAPVRLLGVEIGNVEDISIYDKENLGVNILIKIKKGTPIKEDTFATLQLQGITGLKFVQLQGGSKNSPKLQAKDKEEFPVIQFKESFFAAIDRQSEHIFSLIKRADDKSKELFSDKNLKNLEILLNNLAQLSATLNENSKTLNHNIANTSLKLGEMAENVSLSAKGFNASLKDIQEGALALSSFAKKANAKLDSYDDLRLSLDENLELLKKVLLESNILIQNLQKSPSDLIFKETKPKLGPGEK from the coding sequence GTGGAAAATAAAGCGAATTATTTTTTTGTAGGGCTTTTTGTTTTTGGAGTTTTTTTTGCTAGTATTGGCTTCATGCTTTGGCTTGGAGGATACTCAAAAGAAGAAAGTTTTGAATACTATGAAATTCATACACAAGAATCCGTTGCAGGCCTTGGAATCAAAGCTCCTGTAAGACTTTTGGGAGTAGAGATAGGAAATGTAGAAGATATCAGTATTTACGATAAAGAAAATTTAGGGGTAAATATTTTAATCAAAATCAAAAAAGGAACCCCTATAAAAGAAGATACTTTTGCAACTTTGCAACTTCAAGGTATTACAGGACTTAAATTTGTACAACTTCAAGGAGGTTCTAAAAATAGTCCAAAACTTCAAGCAAAAGATAAAGAAGAATTTCCAGTGATTCAGTTTAAAGAAAGTTTTTTTGCTGCCATAGATAGACAAAGTGAGCATATTTTTTCTTTGATAAAAAGAGCAGATGATAAATCAAAAGAACTTTTTAGTGATAAAAATTTAAAAAATTTAGAAATACTTTTAAATAATTTAGCACAACTAAGCGCTACTTTAAATGAAAATTCTAAAACATTAAATCACAATATCGCAAACACTAGCTTAAAACTTGGAGAAATGGCGGAGAATGTAAGCTTAAGTGCAAAAGGTTTTAACGCGAGCTTAAAGGATATCCAAGAAGGAGCTTTAGCACTTAGCTCTTTTGCAAAAAAAGCCAATGCTAAACTTGATTCTTATGATGACTTGCGACTTTCCTTAGATGAAAATTTAGAACTTTTGAAAAAAGTACTTTTAGAAAGTAACATTTTAATACAAAATTTACAAAAAAGTCCATCAGATTTAATCTTTAAAGAAACCAAACCCAAATTAGGACCAGGAGAAAAATAA
- a CDS encoding ATP-binding cassette domain-containing protein, translating into MIIKAQNIITRFGNKVVHDGVSFEINKNEIFGILGGSGSGKSVLLKQMLMLEHFDEGEYEILGFKLKNISEEDALALRKKWGVVFQFSALFSFFSVYENIAIPLKEYTNLDPIAIKELVLMKLKMVGLNENVLKQLPSELSGGMQKRVAIARALALDSKLLFLDEPTSGLDPHSSREFDDLILELKQSFDLNIVLVTHDKESMKNLLERFIILEDKKVAFCGNYEELKAQNERLFKRFME; encoded by the coding sequence ATGATTATAAAAGCGCAAAATATCATCACCCGATTTGGAAATAAAGTTGTCCACGATGGAGTAAGTTTCGAAATCAATAAAAATGAAATTTTTGGGATTTTAGGAGGAAGTGGAAGTGGTAAATCCGTACTCTTAAAACAAATGTTAATGCTTGAGCATTTTGATGAGGGAGAATATGAAATTTTGGGCTTTAAGCTAAAAAATATTAGCGAAGAAGATGCCTTAGCACTGCGTAAAAAATGGGGTGTAGTGTTTCAGTTTTCTGCACTTTTTAGCTTTTTTAGTGTTTATGAAAATATAGCTATCCCTCTTAAAGAATATACAAATTTAGATCCCATAGCTATAAAAGAACTGGTGTTGATGAAACTTAAAATGGTCGGACTAAATGAAAATGTTTTAAAGCAGCTTCCAAGTGAGCTAAGCGGTGGTATGCAAAAAAGAGTTGCCATCGCTAGGGCTTTGGCTCTTGATAGCAAATTGCTTTTTTTAGATGAACCAACTTCTGGACTTGATCCGCATAGTAGTCGTGAATTTGATGATTTGATACTAGAACTCAAACAAAGCTTTGATCTTAATATTGTTTTAGTAACACATGATAAAGAAAGTATGAAAAATCTACTCGAGCGTTTTATCATCCTAGAAGATAAAAAAGTTGCCTTTTGTGGAAATTATGAGGAGTTAAAGGCGCAAAATGAAAGACTTTTTAAAAGATTTATGGAGTAA
- a CDS encoding ABC transporter permease: MEANFKFQKEQNKVFIFGIWDKTSVSKIKIKDLLSQISQTNCIFDFSQLNEIDMAGVRFFLALEHDLKKNNILILRQGLNTRFKSLFELCEKNYQRIDEKQEKKFNFTDFFISLGILSFDLLKILQKFISFTGAFFTSLFLCVKNPKNFRFISFLYHIENSAFKALPIVILTALLVGVVLAYQAAYQLAQFGANIFIVDLVGISATRELAPLIAAIVIAGRSASSYTAQIGVMKITDEINAMNTMGFRSFEFIIIPRVMALVIAMPLIVALSDAISILGGMVIAKINLDISFGEFLRRFREAVAMKHIIIGLVKAPIFGFLIGLIACFRGFEVKNTTQSIGIYTTKSVVNAIFWVIAFDALFSVVLTIMEV, from the coding sequence ATGGAAGCAAATTTCAAATTTCAAAAAGAACAAAATAAAGTTTTTATTTTTGGAATTTGGGATAAAACGAGTGTATCTAAGATTAAAATCAAAGATCTATTGAGTCAAATTTCTCAAACAAATTGTATTTTTGATTTTAGTCAATTAAATGAAATTGATATGGCTGGAGTGAGATTTTTTCTTGCTCTAGAGCATGATTTGAAAAAAAATAATATCTTGATTTTAAGACAAGGATTAAACACACGCTTTAAAAGTCTTTTTGAACTTTGTGAAAAAAACTACCAAAGAATCGATGAAAAACAAGAGAAAAAATTCAATTTTACAGACTTTTTTATTTCTTTAGGAATTTTAAGTTTTGATCTTTTAAAAATTTTGCAAAAATTTATCAGCTTTACAGGTGCCTTTTTTACCAGTCTTTTTTTATGTGTAAAAAATCCCAAAAATTTCCGCTTTATATCTTTTTTATATCATATTGAAAATTCAGCTTTTAAAGCCTTGCCTATTGTTATTTTAACTGCTCTTTTAGTCGGTGTTGTACTTGCATACCAAGCTGCTTATCAACTTGCGCAATTTGGAGCTAATATTTTCATAGTAGATTTAGTAGGAATTTCAGCCACTAGAGAACTTGCTCCTTTGATAGCTGCGATAGTCATAGCAGGTAGAAGTGCAAGCTCTTATACAGCGCAAATTGGGGTTATGAAAATCACAGATGAGATCAATGCTATGAATACTATGGGCTTTCGCTCTTTTGAATTTATCATCATTCCGCGAGTTATGGCTTTGGTTATTGCTATGCCTTTAATCGTTGCCTTAAGCGATGCAATCAGCATATTAGGAGGAATGGTAATAGCAAAAATAAATCTTGATATATCTTTTGGAGAATTTTTAAGACGCTTTAGAGAAGCTGTGGCAATGAAACATATTATTATAGGGCTTGTAAAAGCTCCTATTTTTGGTTTTTTAATAGGACTGATTGCTTGTTTTCGGGGATTTGAGGTCAAAAATACCACTCAAAGTATAGGAATTTATACTACAAAAAGTGTTGTAAATGCTATATTTTGGGTAATAGCATTTGATGCTTTATTTTCTGTGGTTTTAACCATAATGGAAGTTTAA
- the tkt gene encoding transketolase gives MDLSILQEQANTLRFLSADMVQKANSGHPGAPLGMADILTVLSYHLSHNPKNPTWLNRDRLIFSGGHASALLYSFLYLSGYDLSLEDLKNFRQLHSKTPGHPEISTQGVEIATGPLGQGIANAVGFAMAAKKAQNLLGKELINHKVYCLCGDGDLQEGISYEACSLAGLHKLDNLIIIYDSNEISIEGDVSLAFNEDVKMRFESQGFEVLSINGHDYEEIDKALKQAKEANKPCLIIAKTTIAKGAGELEGSHKSHGAPLGEEVIKKAKEKAGFDPNLNFHIPKAAKIRFESAVELGDLEEAKWKDKLEKSEKKELLEKLLNPDFTKINYPDFKGKDLATRDSNGEILNALAKDLEGFLGGSADLAPSNKTELYGMGDFVEGKNIHFGIREHAMAAINNAFARYGIFLPFSATFFIFSEYLKPAARIAALMKIKHFFIFTHDSIGVGEDGPTHQPIEQLSTFRAMPNFLTFRPADGVENVKAWQIALNADIPSAFVLSRQKLKALNEPVFGDVKNGAYLLKESKDAKFTLLASGSEVSLCLESANELEKQGFACNVISMPCFELFEKQDKAYKDRLLQGEVIGVEAAHSNELYKFCDRVYGIESFGESGKDKDVFKHFGFSTPQILNFILDK, from the coding sequence ATGGATCTATCAATACTACAAGAACAAGCAAATACTTTAAGATTTTTAAGTGCAGATATGGTGCAAAAGGCTAATTCAGGCCACCCAGGTGCACCTTTGGGAATGGCTGATATTTTAACGGTTTTAAGTTATCATCTTTCTCATAATCCCAAAAATCCAACTTGGCTAAACCGCGATAGATTAATATTTTCAGGCGGACATGCCAGTGCTTTGCTTTATAGCTTTTTGTATTTAAGTGGATATGATTTAAGTTTAGAAGATCTTAAAAATTTCCGCCAACTTCATTCAAAAACTCCAGGCCATCCTGAAATTTCAACTCAAGGAGTAGAAATTGCTACAGGGCCATTAGGACAAGGTATAGCTAATGCTGTAGGCTTTGCTATGGCAGCTAAAAAAGCTCAAAACTTACTAGGAAAAGAATTGATCAATCACAAGGTTTATTGTCTTTGTGGAGATGGGGATTTACAAGAAGGAATTTCTTATGAAGCGTGTTCTTTAGCAGGGCTTCATAAGCTTGATAATTTAATCATCATCTATGATAGCAATGAAATTTCTATCGAAGGAGATGTAAGCTTAGCCTTTAATGAAGATGTAAAAATGCGTTTTGAGTCGCAAGGTTTTGAAGTTTTAAGTATCAATGGACACGATTATGAAGAAATTGATAAAGCTCTAAAACAAGCTAAAGAAGCCAACAAACCTTGTCTTATCATCGCAAAAACAACCATAGCAAAAGGTGCAGGAGAGCTTGAAGGAAGCCATAAAAGCCACGGTGCACCTTTGGGTGAAGAGGTTATTAAAAAAGCCAAAGAAAAAGCAGGATTTGATCCAAATTTAAATTTTCATATACCTAAAGCGGCAAAAATTCGTTTTGAAAGCGCTGTAGAACTTGGAGATTTAGAAGAGGCTAAATGGAAAGATAAACTCGAAAAATCAGAGAAAAAAGAACTCTTAGAAAAACTTTTAAATCCTGATTTTACCAAGATAAATTATCCTGATTTTAAAGGCAAGGATTTAGCTACAAGAGACAGTAATGGAGAAATTTTAAATGCCTTAGCTAAAGATTTAGAAGGATTTTTAGGCGGAAGTGCGGACTTAGCTCCATCTAATAAAACCGAACTTTATGGAATGGGTGATTTTGTAGAAGGAAAAAATATTCATTTTGGTATCAGAGAACATGCTATGGCTGCGATCAATAATGCCTTTGCAAGATATGGAATTTTCTTACCTTTTTCAGCAACATTTTTTATCTTTAGCGAATATTTAAAACCCGCAGCTAGGATAGCAGCTTTAATGAAAATCAAACATTTTTTCATTTTCACACATGATAGCATAGGCGTTGGAGAAGATGGACCAACTCATCAACCTATCGAACAACTCAGCACCTTTAGAGCTATGCCGAATTTCTTGACTTTTAGACCGGCTGATGGCGTGGAGAATGTTAAAGCTTGGCAAATAGCTTTAAATGCAGATATTCCAAGCGCTTTTGTGCTTTCACGCCAAAAGCTTAAAGCATTAAACGAGCCTGTTTTTGGTGATGTAAAAAATGGGGCGTATTTACTTAAAGAAAGTAAAGATGCTAAATTTACACTTTTAGCAAGTGGAAGTGAAGTTTCGCTTTGTTTAGAGAGTGCGAATGAATTAGAAAAACAAGGTTTTGCTTGCAATGTAATCTCTATGCCTTGCTTTGAACTCTTTGAAAAACAAGACAAAGCCTATAAAGATAGACTTTTACAAGGTGAAGTTATAGGGGTTGAAGCAGCGCATTCTAATGAGCTTTATAAATTCTGTGATAGGGTTTATGGCATAGAAAGCTTTGGAGAAAGTGGTAAAGATAAAGATGTATTTAAACATTTTGGCTTTAGCACTCCGCAAATTTTAAATTTCATTCTCGATAAATAA
- a CDS encoding polyprenyl synthetase family protein: protein MKELFIKHLENHLPKVQSFHPFFNEALAVMLKAGGKHFRAQLLLGIVEAKMPSLIPNALNAALALEFIHTYSLIHDDLPAMDNADFRRGTPTLHKTYDETTAILVGDALNTEAFLLLSNLNLKESIKINLIRTLAFNAGLNGMILGQAIDCYFEDKKLNLEELEFLHIHKTARLIAAALKMGCEICELDEKESEKIYQIGLKLGLIFQINDDIIDATMSEEESGKPTKHDEHKNSFVNLLGLKNAIQSKEDLINECKNDLNDLDTNLAKMIKSLMIKYL from the coding sequence GTGAAAGAACTCTTTATCAAACATTTAGAAAATCATCTGCCAAAAGTTCAAAGCTTCCATCCTTTTTTCAATGAAGCCTTAGCGGTGATGTTAAAGGCGGGCGGGAAGCACTTTCGCGCCCAACTTTTACTTGGCATTGTAGAAGCAAAAATGCCAAGTCTTATACCAAACGCTCTAAACGCGGCTTTGGCATTAGAATTTATCCACACCTACTCACTCATACACGATGATTTGCCTGCTATGGATAATGCAGATTTTAGAAGAGGAACTCCTACTTTACACAAAACTTATGATGAAACCACGGCTATTTTAGTGGGCGATGCTTTAAACACTGAAGCTTTTTTGCTTTTATCTAATTTAAATTTAAAAGAAAGCATTAAAATCAATCTGATTAGAACTCTAGCTTTTAACGCAGGGCTTAATGGTATGATTTTAGGCCAAGCAATTGATTGTTATTTTGAAGATAAGAAATTAAATTTAGAAGAACTTGAGTTTTTACACATACACAAAACCGCAAGGCTTATTGCAGCGGCTTTGAAAATGGGTTGTGAAATTTGCGAGCTAGATGAAAAAGAAAGCGAAAAAATTTATCAAATCGGTTTAAAGCTTGGACTTATTTTTCAAATCAACGATGATATCATCGATGCGACCATGAGTGAAGAAGAAAGTGGAAAGCCAACAAAGCACGATGAGCATAAAAATTCTTTTGTGAATTTATTAGGACTTAAAAATGCTATTCAAAGCAAGGAAGATTTGATTAATGAGTGTAAAAACGATCTTAATGATCTTGATACTAATTTAGCAAAAATGATTAAAAGCTTAATGATTAAATATTTATAA